Genomic window (Roseivirga sp. 4D4):
TCACTATCATCTAGTGGAGGAATTGACTCTGTTCGTTCTGAGAACATCTTCACTACAGGTGATATTGAAAATCAACTATTTGACCAAATCTCAGACCCAAACAATGTAAACCGAAGGCATAGTGCGGAAATTTCCTATACTGAGCCTATAGCCGAAAAGAGCAGCCTTAGACTATCTTATAATGGCACCCTGAGTGTAACAGATAATCAGAGACTCCTCTTAGACTTTAATGAAGGTAATGATGCTTATACAGACCTGGATGAACAGCGATCGAGTGAGTTTGAACTAAATAACTTCAGTCATAAAGTCAATTCCGGCATCAGTTTTAAGGTCTCAGATTTTAACCTATCGACCAACCTCATCTATCAATCACAGACGATTGAAAACATGCAAGTCTACCCAAATACTGTTGATACCAGAAACTCTTTCTCGGGCCTTCTTCCCTACTTGTCCATTCGCAAGAGCAATAAGGAGGGGAAACAATCTAGCCTTTCATTTAGAAGAACCATGAGGGCGCCAAGCGCAACACAACTACAAGATGTATTAGACAATAGAAATCCACTTTTTATTCGTCAAGGTAACCCAAACTTAAATGCAAGTTTTACCAATAGCATTTCATTAAGTCACTTAGAGTTTAATGAGAAGACCAGATCATATATTCAAGTCAGCGGTTCACTATCATTTACCGAAAACTCCATTGTGAGCAATACTTTGGTTGGAGATGGCGCAAACAGTCCCGAAGGAGTTTTACTTCCTGTTGGAGCTAGGTTGACAAAGCCTGAGAACCTCGCTGGCCGAATGGCAGCAGGTATTAACGTAAGCCTTTCAAAACCTCTGAAAGGTAAAAAACTAAATCTGGGACTTGGAGGCTCTATCAACTACAGTAGAAATCCGCAATTGCTTAACGAGGTGAGTCAACTCACGAAATCGACCAACTACAGAGTTTCAGTGAGACTAAGCAGTAATTTCAATGACAAGCTGGATATGTCTCTTAGTGCAAATCCGACTTACTCCATGGTAGACAATACGAACCGAGAACAAAACGACAGAAAATACTTTACGCTTTCAAACTCGTTTAGGGCTACATGGAAATTCTGGAATGGTTTTTCACTCAATACATCGTTATCGAATCGTGTACAAGGAAGAATTGAAGACATAGCCGGAACAAGTCTATGGATCTGGAATATGTCATTGAGCAAAAAACTGCTTAAGAAGAAACTAGACTTCAGGGTTTCTGCAACGGACATTCTTCAGCAGAATGCACTTATCAATCGAAACGTAACATCCGAGTACATCCAAAACACCGAGACTAATGTCTTACGCCAAGTATTTAGGTTTAGCCTCTCCTATAAGTTCACCAAAATGGGAGGTAATTAGCAATTTCGCAGTCACTACTTGAAACTGCCGATTGGTCAGCCAGCTGTCGCAATCCATCCCCCTACTAGCAATCGTTAGTATTCCGTGATCTTTTCATGATATCCTAGACTGAGTTTTACCAGCGAAAACATTAAAACTCAGTTATGAAAAAACTATTAGCACTTTTGATCATTCCAGCGCTCGTCTTGAGTTGTGGAGATGACGACAGTCCTTCGTTGGCAAATCTAAATGTCACAATTAACGGACTTGAAGATTTAGGAGCAACTGCCCAGTACGAAGGATGGATTATCGTAGATGGCACTCCTATCAGTACAGGAACATTCACCGTAGATGGAAATGGAAACTTATCGACCTCTTCATTTTCAGCTGACGCTGAAGATCTTGAAGCCGCTACAAAATTCGTTTTAACAATTGAACCAATTCCAGATCCAGACCCTGCTCCTGCAGATGCAAAATTACTTGCTGGTGATTTTAACGGGACCAGTGCCACACTTTCAACCGGTGTCGCACCCGCTTTAGGTGACTTTTCTAATGCAGCAGGTACTTTATTTCTCAGAACTCCCACTGATGAGACTGATGGTAACAACGGAAACGACATTTATGGTGTATGGTTTGGGACACCAGGCATGCCTCCAACCCCCAACTTTACACTACCTACATTACCGGCAGGTTGGGCATATGAAGGATGGGTAATTGGTGAGGCTGGGCCAATTTCTACAGGAACCTTTACTGACTTTGGAGCCAGAGATTCAGGAAATCCATTTAGCGGAACCGAAAATAATGCAGGTCCACCAGTACCAGGGGAAGACTTCTTCAATGCAGCTCCAGCAGGTGAGACATTCCCATTGGATATTAGAGGTAGAAGGATCGTTATATCGGTGGAACCTGTACCAGACAACTCCCCTGCCCCATTTCTATTAAAACCATTATTAGTTGATTTAGCTACGGATGCTGCAACTGCACCCGCTGCTCATGAATTCGGTCAAAACTTAGGTTCCGTACCTACGGGCTCAGTTTCAAGACAATAATTATTAGGAATAAAACATGATTGACATGAGGCTCATTAGAGTCTTTTGTCAATTAAATTTAGTTATTGGGATTTGTAAAGGGGTTGTTGGCTCTAAGCACTAAGGCGGGATCTGCCTCGAGTGTCTCATCTTCTATCTTCAGCTCATTCTCTTGGACAACCGCAGCCTCAAGAGTTGACCTCTCATAACGCAATACCAAGCCGTATGATACAGAGGCAATAGCCAATGTAACGCATATTACGTTTAGTACTCTTCTTTTGGTTGAAGTAAGCATGTAACTGTTTTGATGTATTAGACACCTCTGCAGAGCAATACCCTACTTCAATATCCAATCATTCAAATTTAGAAAAAAAATTAGCCCCTGCTCCTTACTTAGGTGACGAGAGGTTATTAATTGGATTTAAACGGCATTAAATTGAGTAATAGTGGAATCAATGATATCGCAACACTCGTGTAACTGCTCTTCGGTCATTACTAAGGGTGGTGCAAAACGGATAATATTGCCATGGGTAGGTTTTGCCAACAAACCGTTTTCTTTCAGTACCACGCAAATGTTCCAGGCTGTCGAGCTATCAGGAGAATCATTAATGACGATAGCATTTAAGAGTCCTCTGCCCCTAACTAATGTCACTAAGTCTGTCTTTGCAATTAAATCGTTCATTCTCGATCGGAAGATCTCTCCAAGTTTGCGAGCATTTTGTGTTAATTTCTCATCTCTGATGACTTCCAAGGCAGCCATGGCCACAGCACCTCCAAGTGGATTACCTCCAAATGTAGAACCATGCGTTCCAGGTGTAATCACATCCATCACTTCATTGTTTGCTAGCACAGCCGAAACAGGGTAGACTCCTCCCGAAATTGCCTTTCCTAAAATCAGTATATCTGGCTTGGTATAACTCTCTTGTTGCTCACAATGTCCTTGACAGTCGCAGTTACCACATATGGCTAAAAGCCCTCCTGTTCTTCCAATACCTGTCTGAATTTCATCAGCCATGAAAAGAACGTTATGATCATTACAAAGTCTACCAGCGTTTTTAATAAAATCAGCATCAGGTACAAATACACCAGCTTCTCCCTGAATTGGTTCCATTAGAACACCAATAACATTTTCTTCTTTCAGGGCATTCTCTAAAGCCTGTACATCATTGTATGGTATCTTAGTGAAACCAGCAGTATAAGGACCAAAGTTCTTTCTCGCATCCGGATCACTTGAAAAAGAAATTATCGTGGTCGTACGTCCATGAAAGTTTTGATCAAAAACTATAATTCTACCTTCATTCTCGGCCACTCCTTTTTTCTCATAGCCCCACTTTCTACAAACCTTTATCGCTGTTTCGACAGCCTCGGCTCCTGTATTCATTGGTAATACTTTGTCAAAACCGAAGTATTCTGTTACATACTTTTCATAAGGTCCTAAAACGTCATTATAAAATGCTCTGGAAGTAAGCGTTAATTGATCTGCCTGATCCTTTAAGGCACCAACTATTCTTGGATGGCAATGTCCTTGATTGACAGCGCTGTAGGCAGAAAGGAAATCGAAATACTTTTTACCCTCTACATCCCACAGATAAACGCCCTCTCCACGCGATAGAACAACAGGTAGTGGGTGATAATTATGCGCTCCGTGCTCGTTTTCTAAAGAGATTGCCTCTTGACTAGAGTGTATTACTTCCATATTAGTTTACTTTATTTGTGTTTCTAAAAACAATTTCCTTGCACCAAAGGTAGAGAATCTATTTCAGCAGAAAAACATGTCTAGAGATTCAAACAAGAACCAAATCTTTGCCAGTAAAACCGAAGATTACTACATTGGTAAGGATGGCAAATTAGTCTTCACAGAGAAGTATCTCTTGAAGAGGGGCTACTGTTGCCAGAACGGCTGCCGTCACTGCCCATATGGTTTTAAAAAATGAATGAAACATTTCAGAATCTCTCTGTAAATCCAAACGATCTTCCTTCAGTCAAAGAAGCCGATTTCAATCATATCGAAAAGGGCTACTTGAAAGTATCTCTGATTTCAGGTGCTGTTTTTTTTCTACTACTCTTAATTGGAGGCTTTTGCTTGATTTTCTTCAACGATGATATTGAGGGTTCTGTAAAAGTTTATTCGATTGTTTTAGGTTCAATTATCCTACTCTGGGGACTCAATATTCTTGTCACCGTAAAGGCCTTCCCTAAGAAACAATATGCCCTCAGAGAACGGGATATTATTTATACTAAAGGCCTGCTTTGGTGGGAAAGGACTAGCATACCTTTTAATAGAATACAACATGCCGAGTTAAAACAAGGCCCTGTGGATCGTATGTTCAAGCTGCACAGCCTCAAGATTTTCACAGCAGGAGGCCAGAGCAGCGACCTAGTGATACCTGGACTTAGAGAAGACACCGCCTCAAGGTTAAAAGAATTCGTTTTGGGTAAAACTGCGATCGATGGAAATGACGATTGATCAGTATTATACACCTCAAAGACAGTCGCGTGTTGCCATTGGTATTATTCTGATCAAATTCCTTAGAATGACCATTAGATCATTCTGGCCTATACTTCTAAGTTTCTTTATCGGTGGGAGAAACAACGATAGTTTCGGTATGATCATTGGCTATATCGCCTTGGGTTTTGCAGCCTTTAACCTTATTGGTTCTGTACTTACTTACTTTCGGTTTTACTTTCATATAGAGGAAGGCGCGTTCATTATAGATAAAGGTATTCTGAAAAGAACCAAAACAAACATTCCTTTCGAACGCATTCAAACCATCAACTTCAAGCAAAACCTATTACATCAAATCTTTGGAGTGGTTAGCCTGGAGATTGACACTGCTGGTGCAAAAAAATCGGAGCTGACCATTGACGCTCTAAAAAAAGAGGATGCAGAAGCCTTAAGAAGCTTTATTCTAAAAGAGAAAGCACAAATCGAAAGTCCATTAGAGTCTACTGAAACAGACGTGGCAATCGAAGAAGATGAACAGATAGTGCTACACTTAGGAGTTTCAGACCTCTTTAAAGTCGGGGTTAGTCAGAACCATTTGAAATCGATGGGTATTCTGTTTGCCTTTGTGTTCTCAACTTTGAACGAAGTCACCGAAGATGTTCCCGAACTGATCGCTGACGAGCTATCGGGATACGATCAAACCATTCTAAACACTGGATGGGTTATGTTTTTTGCCTCGGTGATCATTGTGGGCATTATATCATTTCTTTATTCTTTGATTACCACGGTTTTGCGCAACTATGATTTGAAACTTTCTATCAAGCAAGGTGGCCTCAAGCTGGTAAAGGGACTTTTAAACCGTGAAGAAATCTCAGTCAATAAAAAGAAGGTCCAGGTGATATCCTGGTCTGACAATCCAATTCGGATGATGTTTAAGATGTTCACCCTACAAATTGAGCAAGCCAGCAGTGCCGAAGCAGACCAACTCAAATCCAAAATTAAAGTACCCGGAAGTTATCAAACTCAGGTTGACAGTGTGGTTAAGGCAGTCTTTCCAGAAGAGTTCTACCGACCAGAGGAACGACACCATGTGAGTAAGCTATTGAAGTATAGGCTCTTCGTCTTCATTGGCCTATTCCCTACACTAATTGGTGCTGGAATAAGCTATTACTTCATAGAATGGGAAGCGCTCTACTTTCTAATTTGGGGACTTTTCATTTGGCTAACTGTCAGTGCCTATTACAGAAAGCGCACCTATGAGGTCAACGATGAGTTCTTAAAAAACAATCGAGGAACTTTCGGTCATATCTACGAACTGACTCAGCTATATAAGGTGCAATCTGTACAAATAAAACAAAGCTGGTATCAGCGTAGAAAAAGAATTGCCACAGTGGTGCTATCCAACGCAGCTGGGGCTCTTAAAGTCCCTTTTATACCTATTGAGCAGGCCGAAGCGCTTGAAAGTTTTATTCTTTACGGAGTAGAAAGCGATCAGCGGGAATGGATGTAATAATTTTCTTAGAGATTTTCTAGGCAAGGTTGCTCAGTTCAGGAATTATTCAGATATTTGCAGTCCGTTTAGAAAAAGCGGTAAATTCAGACGTTATGGCAAGAGTTTGTGATATCACAGGAAAGAAAGTACAGGTAGGAAACAACGTTTCTCACGCTAATAATAAAACGAAGAGAAAATTCTATCCGAATCTTCAGAAGAAGAGATTCTATATCCCTGAAGAAGATACTTGGATTACTTTGAAGGTTTCTACTTCAGCTTTGAGAACCATCAATAAAAATGGTATCTCCGCTGTACTAAAAAAAGCAAGACAAAGCGGTAACATTTTAGTATAATAGCGTCCTCGTACGTTACTATACTACAATGAAACAACCCATAAAAACATTTACAATCCTGATAGCATTCTTGCTATCAGGATTTTTTGTTGCCCAAAGTCAAGAGGCGCCAACGGATTTTCTTTCCTCAGACTTCCACAAAGGGAGACGAGAGGCTCTTAGGGCTAAAATGCCTGACAACAGTGTTGCCGTGTTCTTTGCTAATCCGGTAAGGAATCGAGCTAATGATGTAGACTACATCTACCATCAGGATCCGGATTTATACTATCTCACCGGTTATCGTGAACCGCATGCTGTTTTACTGATTTTCAAACAAGAACAAACCAATCAAAGCGGTGAGGCCTATGACGAAATATTCTTTGTTCAGGAGCGAAATCCCCTACAAGAAATGTGGAATGGACGAAGATTGGGAAATGAAGGTGTTAAAGAAAAGCTAGAAATAGATGCCTACAATGGCAAAGAATTTGCCAAGTTCGATATCGATTTTTCTCAGTTTGATAAGGTCATGTTCTATGACTTTCAAAATGATGTCAGAGATAACCCGAATGATCCGGCAGACCTTTTCAGCCTAATCGTTCAGTTTAAAACTAAGACAGGTTATCAGACTACTTCAGCAAATTTAGGTACTGAGCCTCAGAAGAATAATCTTGACGTAAGTACGCTCAATACACTAATGAGTGAGTTAAGAGGTATCAAAACTCCCGAAGAACTTGATTTAATAAGAAAAGCAGTTTTTATCTCAACCGTAGGTCAGGTGGAAGTAATGAAGGCTATGAGGCCTGGACTTTCTGAAACTGAAATTCAAGGCATACATGAATTTGTCTTCAAGAAGTACGGATCAGAATATGAAGGCTATCCTTCTATTGTGGGTGCCGGTAACAATGGTTGTATTCTCCACTATATAGAAAATCACAAACCAGAGGTTGAGAGTAAGGAAATGATCTTAATGGATTTGGGCGCAGAATATCACGGCTATACAGCCGATGTCACAAGAACCATTCCTATTGATGGTAAATTTTCCCCCGAAGAAAAGGCCATTTATGACCTAGTTTATAAAGCTCAAGAAGAGGCCATTCAAATGTCCAAGCCAGGCGTAACCTTTGGACAGTTGAGTGCCACTGCTAGAAGTATCATTAACAAAGGCTTGGTAGAATTAGGCATTATAGCAGATGAAAGTGAACGACACTTGTACTATCCTCATGGACTTTCTCACCACATTGGTTTAGATGTTCATGACAAGGGTACATATGCGCAATTGGAAGAGAATATGGTCATTACAGTAGAACCTGGTATCTATATTCCGGAAGGCTCTAAATGCGACAAAAAGTGGTGGGGCATCGCTGTGAGAATAGAGGATGATATTTTGATTACTAAAGATGGTTTTGAGTTGCTATCAGCATTCGCTCCTAGGACCACAGAAGAGATTGAAAAACTGATGAAGGAACCTAGTCCTCTGGATCAGTTTACTTTGCCTGAATTAAAAGGCAATAAATAGTGAATTTATTTCTGAGTTCAGGTTTTAGAATCAAAACAAGCTTCGTATATTTGCAGTCCGAATTTTAGAAGCATAGAAAAATGGCTAAGAATAAAGGGAATAGAGTTCAGGTAATAATGGAGTGCACCGAGCACAAAGAGAGTGGTATGCCTGGAACTTCTCGTTATATCACCACCAAGAATAGAAAGAATACGACTGAAAGATTGGAGTTGAAGAAATACAACCCAATTCTTAAGAAATATACAGTTCACAAAGAAATTAAATAATCATGGCTAAGAAAGTAGTTGCAACCCTAAAGAAAGAAGGCGGAGTAAAGTACGCTAAAGTGATTAAGGCGGTAAGATCTCCAAAAACTGGAGCTTACACTTTCAAAGAAGAGATGGTTACGGAAGATATGGTTAAATCTGTATTAGCCGATAAGTAAGAATTAGCTTTTATATCATAAATTAAAGTCCCCATTTGAGGGACTTTTTTGTTACATCAAATTCAATTCATCAGCATGGCATTATTTGGATTATTCTCGAAGGAAAAGAAGGAATCTCTAGATAAAGGTCTTGAGAAGACCAAGGAAAATATATTTTCCAAAATAGGCCGGGCTGTTGCCGGAAAATCTAAGGTAGATGATGAAGTACTGGATGAGCTAGAAGAAATCCTGATCACATCTGATGTAGGGGTAGACACCACAGTAAAAGTCATTGAACGCATTGAGGCCAGGGTAGCTAAAGACAAGTTCATGAACACCTCCGAACTTGATCAGATCCTAAGAGATGAAATAGCCGCACTCCTATCGGAAAATAATACTGAAGATCTTGCCGATTTTGAGCTACCTGAAGGACATAAACCTCATGTAATTTTGGTAGTTGGAGTTAACGGTGTGGGTAAAACCACGACCATTGGTAAGCTTGCAGCGCAATTCAAATCCAAAGGAAAGTCAGTGGTACTTGGTGCTGCAGATACGTTTAGAGCAGCCGCAGTTGATCAATTGAAACTGTGGGGTGAGCGTGTAGGTGTCCCTGTAGTAGCGCATGGCATGAATACTGACCCTAGTGCCGTGGCTTTCGATACAGTTAAACAAGGAGTAGAAACTGGTGCTGATCTAGTAATTGTAGATACAGCTGGAAGACTACATACCAAAGTGAATTTAATGAATGAGCTCTCTAAGATTAAGAGAGTGATGCAAAAATTCATCCCTAATGCTCCTCATGAGATAATGCTAGTCCTTGATGGGTCTACAGGACAGAATGCCTTTATTCAAGCACAGGAGTTCACCAAAGCGACTGAAGTCTCGGCCTTGGCGATTACTAAGCTAGATGGCACGGCCAAAGGCGGTGTGGTGATCGGCATATCTGACCAATTCAAAATCCCTGTGAAGTATATTGGTGTGGGCGAGCAAGTGGACGATCTTCAAGTCTTTAACAAGGCTGAATTTGTCGATTCATTGTTCAAGAAATAGCGCCAATCAAGTCAAGATCATCGCTTTTTACTAACGGTATAATTTTTACAAACCCTGAACGTTTGCGTACATTTTGCTGCACTAATACGGTCATTCGTAAGCCCTAACCATTCTTTACCCCTTATAGATCAGGTAGTTACAAGCTTGGCATCCATATTGTTATGTACTTACATGGATAGAAAACATTTGTACATTAACGAACAGGCTTATGAGCGCTATAGCAATCCAAATTCCACAAATCAGTGGTGAGCAAGAAATCGAAGTAGAAGTTAAAGTAAACGGCAAAAAAATGTCGTACAATTATCGAGTAGAAGTATTCTACTGGGCCGATTGTGATAACCCAAGCGATGATCGCGTAGATTGCATTAGACAAATCCTGGATAAATACGATTCAAACTGGGAGCTATATACCATCGGTATGCCTACTGAGGAATTGGTACCTATTACCTTCCGTAGGAAGAGAGTATAGTATACTCATCAAGTAGTTCACCTCCTTTTATTTGTTAAATTTGCCCTTTGTGAAATATAAGGCATGAAGGCGAAGGGTTTAAAGAAAGACAAGGTCAATATTGTCACACTAGGTTGCTCCAAAAATCTGGTTGATTCTGAGGTAATGCTTACCCAACTCAAGGGAAACGGCATTAATACTACTCATGAGGCACAAAATGATGATGCAAATATTGTTGTCATTAATACCTGTGGCTTTATTGATAATGCGAAACAAGAGTCTGTTGACACTATTCTTCGTTATGTTGATGCGAAAGAAGAAGGTCTTGTTGATAAAGTCTATGTAACAGGCTGCCTTTCTCATCGCTATAAAGATGATCTTGAAAAAGAAATCCCCCAAGTGGATGCCTTCTTTGGCACCATGGAGTTACCCGCCCTACTCAAGAAATTTAAAGCCGATTATAAACACGAATTAGTTGGTGAAAGGATTACCACTACTTCTAACCACTATGCTTATCTAAAGATCGCGGAAGGCTGTGACAGACCCTGTTCGTTCTGTGCTATTCCTTTAATGCGTGGTGGACATAGATCAAGACCTATAGAAGAGCTTGTGCTTGAGGCGAAAAACCTCACCAGAAATGGCACTAAAGAATTGCTCCTAATCGCTCAGGATTCCACCTATTAC
Coding sequences:
- a CDS encoding anti-sigma factor, translated to MKKLLALLIIPALVLSCGDDDSPSLANLNVTINGLEDLGATAQYEGWIIVDGTPISTGTFTVDGNGNLSTSSFSADAEDLEAATKFVLTIEPIPDPDPAPADAKLLAGDFNGTSATLSTGVAPALGDFSNAAGTLFLRTPTDETDGNNGNDIYGVWFGTPGMPPTPNFTLPTLPAGWAYEGWVIGEAGPISTGTFTDFGARDSGNPFSGTENNAGPPVPGEDFFNAAPAGETFPLDIRGRRIVISVEPVPDNSPAPFLLKPLLVDLATDAATAPAAHEFGQNLGSVPTGSVSRQ
- a CDS encoding PH domain-containing protein, which produces MNETFQNLSVNPNDLPSVKEADFNHIEKGYLKVSLISGAVFFLLLLIGGFCLIFFNDDIEGSVKVYSIVLGSIILLWGLNILVTVKAFPKKQYALRERDIIYTKGLLWWERTSIPFNRIQHAELKQGPVDRMFKLHSLKIFTAGGQSSDLVIPGLREDTASRLKEFVLGKTAIDGNDD
- the rocD gene encoding ornithine--oxo-acid transaminase; the protein is MEVIHSSQEAISLENEHGAHNYHPLPVVLSRGEGVYLWDVEGKKYFDFLSAYSAVNQGHCHPRIVGALKDQADQLTLTSRAFYNDVLGPYEKYVTEYFGFDKVLPMNTGAEAVETAIKVCRKWGYEKKGVAENEGRIIVFDQNFHGRTTTIISFSSDPDARKNFGPYTAGFTKIPYNDVQALENALKEENVIGVLMEPIQGEAGVFVPDADFIKNAGRLCNDHNVLFMADEIQTGIGRTGGLLAICGNCDCQGHCEQQESYTKPDILILGKAISGGVYPVSAVLANNEVMDVITPGTHGSTFGGNPLGGAVAMAALEVIRDEKLTQNARKLGEIFRSRMNDLIAKTDLVTLVRGRGLLNAIVINDSPDSSTAWNICVVLKENGLLAKPTHGNIIRFAPPLVMTEEQLHECCDIIDSTITQFNAV
- a CDS encoding TonB-dependent receptor: MRSKGLILLLLLFIGFNAFGQRLAIDGIVLDSTYKKPLPSANIVLRDNLDSLVQATISNQEGEFIIKDLPKGAYQLRISFVGFKPYRQSITLTDASLSIGKIYLVEDPTDLDSVSVTAEAEAVVLKKDTVEFNASAYKTTEDASLGELLKKMPGLEVEEGKVKTQGKEITKIIVDGKPFFDGNPASALENIPANMVKKVQVIDEKSEETRFTGHDDGKRTKVINIETKPEKKKGYFGRSSLTYSQPSRYNLNGNINFLRKDDRFSLNGSYNNLGSTSGQNYVIVNGQEFDASNLNIPQRGGITENRSLGGYYYTKPNDKLEVTLSFRLNGSESSSFNEISRQFIQTADEGRIYNEQSENNSNSGGQSGSLRVVYKPSKKDEIFFNQSLNQSRSTRSSRLSGVTLVDDQLLNSTENLNYSNATSDGWSNSLTWRHKFKKKGRTLSIKSTNSLSSSGGIDSVRSENIFTTGDIENQLFDQISDPNNVNRRHSAEISYTEPIAEKSSLRLSYNGTLSVTDNQRLLLDFNEGNDAYTDLDEQRSSEFELNNFSHKVNSGISFKVSDFNLSTNLIYQSQTIENMQVYPNTVDTRNSFSGLLPYLSIRKSNKEGKQSSLSFRRTMRAPSATQLQDVLDNRNPLFIRQGNPNLNASFTNSISLSHLEFNEKTRSYIQVSGSLSFTENSIVSNTLVGDGANSPEGVLLPVGARLTKPENLAGRMAAGINVSLSKPLKGKKLNLGLGGSINYSRNPQLLNEVSQLTKSTNYRVSVRLSSNFNDKLDMSLSANPTYSMVDNTNREQNDRKYFTLSNSFRATWKFWNGFSLNTSLSNRVQGRIEDIAGTSLWIWNMSLSKKLLKKKLDFRVSATDILQQNALINRNVTSEYIQNTETNVLRQVFRFSLSYKFTKMGGN
- the rpmG gene encoding 50S ribosomal protein L33 — translated: MAKNKGNRVQVIMECTEHKESGMPGTSRYITTKNRKNTTERLELKKYNPILKKYTVHKEIK
- a CDS encoding DUF4295 domain-containing protein — encoded protein: MAKKVVATLKKEGGVKYAKVIKAVRSPKTGAYTFKEEMVTEDMVKSVLADK
- a CDS encoding aminopeptidase P N-terminal domain-containing protein; the encoded protein is MKQPIKTFTILIAFLLSGFFVAQSQEAPTDFLSSDFHKGRREALRAKMPDNSVAVFFANPVRNRANDVDYIYHQDPDLYYLTGYREPHAVLLIFKQEQTNQSGEAYDEIFFVQERNPLQEMWNGRRLGNEGVKEKLEIDAYNGKEFAKFDIDFSQFDKVMFYDFQNDVRDNPNDPADLFSLIVQFKTKTGYQTTSANLGTEPQKNNLDVSTLNTLMSELRGIKTPEELDLIRKAVFISTVGQVEVMKAMRPGLSETEIQGIHEFVFKKYGSEYEGYPSIVGAGNNGCILHYIENHKPEVESKEMILMDLGAEYHGYTADVTRTIPIDGKFSPEEKAIYDLVYKAQEEAIQMSKPGVTFGQLSATARSIINKGLVELGIIADESERHLYYPHGLSHHIGLDVHDKGTYAQLEENMVITVEPGIYIPEGSKCDKKWWGIAVRIEDDILITKDGFELLSAFAPRTTEEIEKLMKEPSPLDQFTLPELKGNK
- the ftsY gene encoding signal recognition particle-docking protein FtsY gives rise to the protein MALFGLFSKEKKESLDKGLEKTKENIFSKIGRAVAGKSKVDDEVLDELEEILITSDVGVDTTVKVIERIEARVAKDKFMNTSELDQILRDEIAALLSENNTEDLADFELPEGHKPHVILVVGVNGVGKTTTIGKLAAQFKSKGKSVVLGAADTFRAAAVDQLKLWGERVGVPVVAHGMNTDPSAVAFDTVKQGVETGADLVIVDTAGRLHTKVNLMNELSKIKRVMQKFIPNAPHEIMLVLDGSTGQNAFIQAQEFTKATEVSALAITKLDGTAKGGVVIGISDQFKIPVKYIGVGEQVDDLQVFNKAEFVDSLFKK
- a CDS encoding PH domain-containing protein, whose product is MEMTIDQYYTPQRQSRVAIGIILIKFLRMTIRSFWPILLSFFIGGRNNDSFGMIIGYIALGFAAFNLIGSVLTYFRFYFHIEEGAFIIDKGILKRTKTNIPFERIQTINFKQNLLHQIFGVVSLEIDTAGAKKSELTIDALKKEDAEALRSFILKEKAQIESPLESTETDVAIEEDEQIVLHLGVSDLFKVGVSQNHLKSMGILFAFVFSTLNEVTEDVPELIADELSGYDQTILNTGWVMFFASVIIVGIISFLYSLITTVLRNYDLKLSIKQGGLKLVKGLLNREEISVNKKKVQVISWSDNPIRMMFKMFTLQIEQASSAEADQLKSKIKVPGSYQTQVDSVVKAVFPEEFYRPEERHHVSKLLKYRLFVFIGLFPTLIGAGISYYFIEWEALYFLIWGLFIWLTVSAYYRKRTYEVNDEFLKNNRGTFGHIYELTQLYKVQSVQIKQSWYQRRKRIATVVLSNAAGALKVPFIPIEQAEALESFILYGVESDQREWM
- a CDS encoding DUF5522 domain-containing protein; this translates as MSRDSNKNQIFASKTEDYYIGKDGKLVFTEKYLLKRGYCCQNGCRHCPYGFKK
- the rpmB gene encoding 50S ribosomal protein L28 → MARVCDITGKKVQVGNNVSHANNKTKRKFYPNLQKKRFYIPEEDTWITLKVSTSALRTINKNGISAVLKKARQSGNILV